The genomic window ACGGTAGTTTCCGGAATTGCAGAAAGCTTCACTCCGGAAGAGGTAATCGGAAAGCAGGTGATGATCTTATTAAACCTTGCTCCAAGAAAAATCAGAGGAATTGAATCTCAGGGAATGTTGTTATTAACGACAAAAGCTGACGGAAAATTGTCTTTTGTAACACCTGATGAAACGGTTGAAAATGGTATTGAGATCGGATAATTTCAATATTTTAGATATAGAAAAGACGCATAATTAATGCGTCTTTTTTTATTGTCATTGCGAGGAGCGAAGCGACGAAGCAATGACATACAGTACTACTTCTTGGTCAGTTTTGCTAGATAAGAATCCTCATCCTGCAAGACTTTTTCAATCTTAAAACCATTATTTTCCGCGGCATTTTTTAAAGTGTTAAAATCAAGATACAGCCATTTTATAGGGTCTTCCGATTCGCCTTTGTAATGGACAATATAATCCAGTTCACCATAATATCCTTCTGCCGGAATATAAACTCCCCCATCTTCATCACGGTCGAACATATATAAAATATCGGTGCTGTCGATAAAAACCTGACCATTTTTATTCAACAAAGAATATAATTTTTTAAGATAAATATCAATAACGGTAAGACTTTGGAAAATCCCCGTTCCGTTCATCAATAACAAGATTGTGTCGAAATTCTCCCCGGAAAAGTGGAGCATATTTTCAGCTACAGCTTTTTTGATTCCCCGCAATTTGCAGATCTCAATAGCTTTTGGTGAAATATCCAATGCTGTCACCTCAAGATTTCTTTCATTTTGAAGATATAAGGCATGCGAGCCCGCTCCTGCTCCGATATCCAACGTTTTTCCCTGAGCTAATTGAAGTGCCTTCTGCTCAATACCGTTCATCTCTTCGAAGTCTCTGAAAAGATAATCGACAGGAAGCTCATCCAGTTCGGAAATTGAAGTTTCAGTCTGCAGATCTTCAGGATTTTCGTTGTGATAGTAGTCCCAGATGGCCTTACCCATTAAGTCTTTCATAGTCATTTTTAAAAGTGTAAAGATAAAGTTTTTGAATTGAATACGGGTTTCGGGGTGCGAGTTTCGAGTTTCGAGTTTCGAGTTTCGAGTTTTGAGTTTTGAGTTTTGTTCATAAAACTTTATAGGTTTGAGGAGGATCTAAAACAGCATCTGAATTCCCCTCCTCCGGAGGGGTGGCGAAAATTCTAAAGAATTTTTGACGGGGTGGTTTTCAACAGCGTCCTTCTCATAGTCTCAATAGAAATAAAACAAAGCCTTGTCTTATCAGTAAGAACAAGGCTTTGCCAATGAAAAACAAGGTATCTTTACATCGCAGACCCGGCTGCATCTTTTATTTCCTCAACAATTTCTCTTTCTCTTATTCTTCTTTTTGCAATGATAGATTTGCCGTTCAAAACCCTTATAAACCTTAAATATTCAAATCTTTTGGCTCCAAAATGATGCGTTAAAACATACAATAACACTCCAAAACCAACCAAAATGATGTATCCGAATATTTTCTTATTGGCCGCAAGAATGGCGTTGAGCTGGATCGTCTTCATATTAGACATCACATTTTGCGGAGAAATGGTCATCCCATCCATATACACAGCCAAATCTCCGAGGCTTACAATCTGAAACTGATATTGAAACCAGGACATTAACGCCGAAAAAATACCAACAACTAAAAAAGTTCTCCAAACCAGCACCAGTCCTATCGCAGCCAGCATATCATTTAATTCTAATTTATCTAAAGTGTAAAACCAGACCGAAATGAACAAAGCCCCCATTCCATACCCTTTTAAAAACATGGGTAAATACCAATATTCATAGTTAAATTCCAGAACCATAGAGAAATACATGATCAGAGCATAGCCAATCATGGCCGAAAATCCTGAGAAGATGAACATTTTCAAAGGTTTCTGTCTTTTAAACCAGAAAATCGCTGTCATTCCAGCCGCACCCAACCCGGGAATCATCAGCAAGCTCAGTTTTGCATTGGTTAATTGATCATACCCCAAAACACCTACCGCAAAAATATTCTGTATCGAAGTTGTTCCTAAAAACATTCCCAGCCAAAACAACATGAACAAGCCATTCAAAACATTACTTCTCGTAAATACTGAAAGGGAAAGATATGGCCTTTTTAAAGTAAACTGACGCACGATCAACACTGCAAAACTTACAAAAGCCGCAATACTTGAATTAATAATTTTTGTTGAATTCAACCAGTCCTGTTGTTTTCCAAACGAAAGAACATAAGCCGAAAACATAAAAGTAGACATAAACAAGATAATACTCATCCAATCAATATGATACAATGGAACTTTGAGCGAAAAATATTTATTATGCATCAAAACCCAGCACAAAAGTGCCATAACCAGACATAGTATTGCAATTACAATAAAAAACTGCTGCCAATTGTATACAATAGAAACCTTTACGGCATAATAACTTGAAATTTGAGTCAATGTTAAAACTGCTGTATAAAACACCCCGTAAAAAACACCACGATCCCCAATCATCATCATTAATGGCAAAAACAGTTCGATGGCGACCATCATTTTCAGAAAACCCATAACCAATGAAACACCAATGATCACCACCGGACTGAACGTCGTAGCATTCACACAGTTCAGCAATCCCAAAAGCACCAGTAGCAACACCATTTTATTTCGGACTTTAAATCTCATTTTCATCCTGAGAACGATAGGCATACAAGCTCCCATCCCAATGGTAGTGGCATAGCTCGCAAACATAAAATATTCTGAAAGCTCACCCGTACCTCCAACCATAAAACTAATATTTCCGGTATACACGCCTCCCAAAGGCAAGACCACAATCACCAGCAATACAATCATCAACAGCTGAACAGGTTTCGGAACCCAGTCGTTAAATAATCCTTTGTTGTACATTTTTTACAAATTTGATGTTATAGGCAGGAGGTCAGAAGCTGGAAGAGGGTAGTTTATCCACTGCTAAAACTTCCAGCTTCCAGCTCCTTAACCAATCATTCTTAATTAATCTTCACATTCAGGTTCATTCCCGCGCTGAGTTTTTCAACATTTTCTTTTTTATTAGAAGCCGTAAACTCGATTCTTACAGGAATTCTTTGCTGAACCTTAATGAAATTACCTGTCGAATTATCCGTCGGAACATTGGAATACCTGGAACCAGTCGCTGCAGAAATCGCCGTTACAACCCCTTCAAATTTTTGTCCGCCCAACGCATCGGCTGTCATCATCATTTTCTCTCCGATTTTGATGTTCGGCATCTGGCTTTCCAGGAAGTTGGCGGTTACCCATTTTTGTCCGTTTAAAACAATGGTCGCTACCTGTTGGCCAGGTTGAATCAGTTGTCCTTCAGAGATCGTTCTTCTTCCCATCACACCGTCATAAGGTGCTGTAATAACCGTATATGAAAGATTGATTTTTGCCATATCCAATGCAGATTTTGTTCTTTTAATTTCAGCATCGTTAATTCCTAATCTGCTCTTCACTTCCGTTGTAGAAAGATTGGCAGATTGTTTTTGATTAGCCAAAGCTTCATAAGCCGCTTTTTGTGCATCATACTCAGTTTTTACCTGGTCATACTGCTGTCTGGTTACCGCCTCCGAAGCCAAAAGATTTTTATATCTGTTTAAATTCTGTTCAGCATTCCAGAGTCTGGCTTTTGCTCCTGCAATATTAGCTTCCATCACGCTTACGTTGTTGGAGACGGTATTTACAGATGAACTTGTTGCAGTACGTTGAGCCAATGCATTCTGATACGCTGCTTCAGCCTGACCCAATTGTGTTAAAATCTCACGATCGTCGAGGATAACTAATGTGTCCCCTTTCTTAACTTTCTGATGTTCAATGAATTTTATTTCTTTAATATAAGCCGAAACTCTTGTGTTGATCGGGTTGATAAACTCCTCAACCTGAGCTGCTTCCGTGTAGGTTTTGTCTCCCACATGAAAATATTCACGCACCAGCCAATACAAGCCAAATCCAATCACCAGAAATACCACGATATTCGAAATTATCGCTCTGATTTTGTTTCTTTTATTTTGTTTCTTTTTTTCAGCAACACTTGATTGTGCAGGTGCTGAAGATGTATTTTGAGTATTTTGTTCCTTATTTTCCATTGTTTTCAGTTTTTTAAAAATTAAAGTGTTCCGGTAGATTTCAGAAGATTATAATATTGATACAGAACATTGATTTCTGCGTTGGCATAATCCAGTTCAGATTGAAGTTTCTGGTTCTGTGCGTCGATCATTTCTGCTTGTACTGCCAACTGATTCAAATACTTAGCTTCTGTAATCTTGTAGTTCTCTTCTGCCAGTCTTTTAGCATCATTAAGAATTTCAGCCTGTTGCATAGATTCCTGATATTTGACGTAAGCTGCATTTACCGACATATCAATATTCTGTTGAATAAGAATCATTGCATCACTCGCCTGGTTTTTTTGAAACTTGCCAAGCTTTACTCTTTCTTTTGTTTTATACAGATTATCAATATTATAGCTAAGAGAAATCCCAGTTTGCCAACCGCCTGCGTACATATCCAAAACAGGTGTTCTATTGGTAATCGGTCTTTGTAAAGTATAGCCTCCAAACCCCGCCAGAGTAGGCATTTTATCGGTTTTTATGATTTCTATATTTTTATCTGCTGCGTCGATGTTTGTCTTTGCAGATTTCATCAAAGGATTGCTGTTATGAGCCAGATCAAGATAATAATCCATCCCGATTCCTGATTCTTTGTTCTCTAAACTTTCAACCGGAACAATCTCAGTATCAGAAGGTAAACCCAAAGCTATATTTAAATTATAATTAAGGATTTTTCGATTATTTACTAAAGTTAAAATTCCCTGGTCTAAGTTTTTGATAGCCAACTCACCACGAATGACCTCATTTCGGGTCACCATTCCTTGCTGATAAAATTTCTGGATATTTTTAAGACGTTCCTGAGCCAGTTTTTTGTTGTTTTGAAAAACTTCCTGCTGGTTTAAAATTTTATAAACATCCAGATAATTTGAAATCACAAGAAATTTCACATCCTGTTTGTTCTTTTCCAGATCTAGTTTGGAAAGCTGCTCACGAAGCCCCGCCAATTCGATAGATTTATTCACCAAACCACCTTTGAAGATCAACTGAGTCGCCTGAACACCACAAGAACTCCCATAATGTGGCATCGAAATCGTGGTAGAGTTTGAAAAATCTTTATCAATAGCTACCATATCACCCAAATAAAATTGGCTCATGGAAGCTGTAATCGTCGGTAATTTCTGGAGCTTTGCAATATTTGTATTCTGTTTTGCAATGTTGATATTCTGAGCCGAAACTTTTAGCTGCTGATGATTTTGCACCGCCAGTTCGGCAACATCATTGGCTGTCATCTGTTTTATTTCTTGAGAAAAAAACAGCGCAGGAAAGATCATTATCATAAGTGATAGTGCTGTTTTTACATTTTTTATCATTGTCCCTTGTTTTACGATGCAAAGTTATGGCACGCACAAGATCAAACAAATGTTTAAGAAATGGAAAAAGATGTTCAAATGTAAGATTTTAATTTTCGAACTGGTTCCGATATTGTGACGGACTCACTTCCAAATGTTTCTTAAAAAAGTGAGAAAAAGAATATTGATCACTGAAACCCAGCATGGATGAAATCTCTGAAACAGGCTTATTTGAAGAGTTTAAAAGCACTTTTGCTTCATTCATTACAATTAATGCGATCATTTGGCTTGCAGACTTTCCGGTAATTGCCTTCACCACAGAAGAAAGATGTCTGGTTGTAATTGATTGCCGTTCGGCGTAGAATTCTACTGTCCGTTCTGTTTGATGATTAGCAGCGAGGTCGTTTAAGAAAATGAAAACAATTTCTTCCTGTCTCGACATCTGGCTCATCGAGTTGGCGTCTTCTTTGGAAATAATTCCTGCCATCTGATAGCAAAAAACGGAAAAAAGATGCTCCACCACTTCTTTTTTATATAAAATTTCAGTTTCTGTATCTAAAATATATTTAAGAAAATTCACGGTTTTCCAGACTATTTCCATTTCCTCAGGGTCAAAAGGAACACCTCGATTCATCTGCTGCCTGAAATAACGATAGCCAATTAATCGATTGAACCTCAATGATAAAGCTGAAATAAATTCTCTTTTATAAGAAACCATTCTCGACTGAAAATCATCGCTTACGGAAATCATTTCGTACACCGTCTGCGGATCTGTTACCATAAACATATTCTCCGAAAGCTCCAGATCATTGAAATGCTGGCGAAGCTTAATGCTTCCTGTTTTAATGAAAATAAATGCCGGATTTTCGGGACGGAAAGGCTTATCGACAGCAATTCTCTCGAAAATATTATGTTGGGTGAAAATTTCAACGCCGAATTTTTCTAAGACAGACATAACACAAATGTAAGCAATCTCTTCAGCGATTACAAAAATTTATTATTTTAGTAACTTCCAAATTCCTATTATGAGAAAAATTGATTTATTATTTGCAGAATATGGCGAAAGCCACAGAAACGCAACCAACAAATTGATTCACTGGATTTGTGTTCCATTGATTTTTTGGACGATTTTAGGATTTATTTCCCTTATTCCGTCAAAATCTATCTGTTTCATATACATTGGCTGTATAAGTTATATAAGTCTTGCTGCAATGGTTTTGGTGACAATATTTTACATGAGACTTTCATTTTTAATAGGTCTGATCATGGTTTTCGTGATGCTTTTGATGGAAAGCTTTGCGTATGGGATCAACATTCGTTTTAAAGAAAATTCATGGATTGTTTACCTGGCTGTTTTTATTATCACCTGGATTTTACAATTTGTAGGGCATAAAATTGAAGGCAAAAAACCTTCTTTCCTGAAAGACCTGCAATTTCTTTTAATCGGCCCCATCTGGCTCTTGAGTTTTATACTTAAAAAACTGGGAATCAGATATTAGACATTGGGTAAGGAAGCTAGAAAATGGAAGCTGGAAGTTTATTCGCGCTTAACAAACTTCCCTCTTCCCGCATCCAGCTTCAAGCCTTATTAATCTTCCAAAGCGTAAACTGCAAAACTTGCCAGCCAATGGTCACCGCCATAATTTCCCTGAAATAATAATGGAAGTCCGTTATTTAAAAATACAGTTGCCGTTTTCTGGAAATCTTTTTTCAGGGGATGATTGTCCGGAAGAGATTTTGCGATGCCTTTCATACACCATGCTTTTGAGAAAGATAATCCTACCAAATGCACCGTTTGATAATCGCTGAGATCACTCACCACCGGAATCTTTTCAATATTTTCCAAACTTCGCTTTTCGTAGAATTTATTTAACCATTGTACAAATTCTTTTTGAGGAAGAACTCTTCGCATTAAATCTGCAATTTCCAGACTTGGCGAAAAGAAATCCGAACCATCGGGTTCTAAATATGCCGGCGTTTTTTCGTCTTTTAAATAAAAATATTTCGCTTTTTCGATCAATTGATTTTCAAAATCTTTGTCTTTGTTTGCTCTTGCCCAATCGATCGCAAACGCCATCGCAAAAGCTGTATTCGGGTGAACTCCCGTTCTGTTGGGATAGGTTTGTTTGGGTAAAAAAGTCTTCCAAGAATTCAGGATTTTATCCGTTAATGGTTTCAGATTCTCATGCCAGATTTTCGCTTTCGGGTTGTTCCAGGTGATTAATTCTTCATCCAGTTTCAGCAGCCAAGCCCATCCGTATGTTCTTTCAAACGTTCCGGTCAGTTGATATTTTGTAAAATAATCTGCTTCGGTCTGAAGATTTTCTTTTTTAAATGAATCATCAAGAATTTTTTCAATCTCTTTAGCATTAGATAAATTGGGTTTCGTTTTTAATAACCGAACCAGCATCCAATGCCCATGAACAGAGCTGTGCCAATCGAAACAGCCATAAAAACTCGGATGCAGATCTTTCGGACTTAAAGGAACTTCATTCGCATTATTAATGATATGTGCCGTTTTGTTCGGATATTCCTGATTGATGCAGTGGAGCGGTTTTTCGGATAACTTAATGGCCATTTCGTCCGTCAGTTTAGGAACTTCCTGAGCAAACATCAAAAACGGAAAAAATATAATAGCAAAGAGACTCTTTTTCATTCAATAAAAATAAAAAATAATTTCAATTTTGAAGATTATAAATAGCTTCAAACAACATTCAATACAGAATTTACATTAAATATTCATATTTATTAAAAATTAATAAACAAATACAAACTTTGAGCATACTTTTTGATAAGATTCATGAAAACTTGCTAATGAAAAAGTTACTCCTCCCTTTGTATTGCCTTCTTCTTATCAATTGCAGTAAATCTGATAAACTGGCTAACCATGAAGTAAAAGCTGATTTGATGGAAATGGTGGCACCACCATCTTCTTCCGAAGATAAATTAATCCCTGCTAGTTCTGCAGTTGCTTCTCCACCGCCCCCCAATTCTATTTCAGAGAAGACTGTCAATGAAAATAAACCAAACTCTTCACAACAGAAAACTGACACCATCTCCAAAAAAATTATCAAAAATGGAAATATGCAAATTCAGGTTGGAGATATTAGTAAAGCCCAGAAACAGGTCAATGAAATTATAAAGAAAAATAAAGCCTACATTCAGAAAGAAGAATTCCGCAATACGGATACTGATGAAAGTCTGGATATAACGATCAGAGTTCCTCATCAGAATTTTGATGCTTTAATCAATTCTTTTTCAGATGGAATAGGTTCCGTTTTATCGAAAAATATTTCGTCAGACGACGTGACGGAAGAATATACGGATGTTTCCATAAAATTAGCCAATAAAAAAATCTATCTGGAAAAATACCGGGACATGCTGAAAAATGCAGCCACCACAAAGGATATGCTGGAAATTCAGGAAAACATTCGCGAGCTGGAAGACGAAATCGATGTTTCGGAAGGAAGACTTCGTTTCATTGATGACCGCGTGAAATACAGCACTTTAAATCTGGGTTTATATAAAGAAAAAGTGCGAAGTTCAGCCACTTCAAAAATTGGTTTTGGCAGCCGTTTCGGGGATTCAGTGACAGAAGGCTGGAATAGTTTTGTAGCGTTCTTTCTAGGTGTAATTTCGCTTTGGCCCTTCTTTTTACTGATTCCGCTAGTGATTTTTCTCTGGAAAAAATGGCGCGGGAGAAAGAAGAAGTAAAAAAATAAATGAAAATCCGAATATTCATTAATAATATTCGGATTTATATTTTAAGATCAAGCTTACGCATTAAAATGATTTTTCACTGTTTCTAAAAACTGTTCGTCAGACATTTGTTGTGCAGTATCCAAAGTAATTGCCAGGTTTTTGAATTGAGCCGTATCATGGAGATAATGTTTCAATTCTTCCTGAATTTTCCCCGGACCTGTAATGTATACTTCCTGAGAATTGGTCAGTAAATGTTCTACCTCTTTAAAGAACTTTATCTTATTGGTTCTTTCTGCGTTGTTCCCAGCATTTTCACTCGAATTCCCGTGTTGAATTTCAGCTTTTACAGGGCTACAAAGGAAAAACTTAAATGCATTCTGAGCATCATGATTTTTTACAACGACAGCTTTTTCACTGTCAATCCATATTCCGGCTAATTTTTTTTCAGACATAATTTAATTTTTAAGGTTATGTTTATTAACAGACAAGAATAATGCAAAGATACCGTTAACACATGTTAAATTATTTCCCCAATACAAATACAGCCGGGATTTTATGAAGTTCCGGTTTTTGTTTTTGCCAGTCTTTTATTGTTTTTGTTTTGATGAATTCATGTTCTGCGTCGTCGATATTTGCAGCGATACAAAGCTTTGTATTAGGAGACAAAAACTTGGTAAGGTCTTCAAAAAGCTGATTATTTCGGTAAGGTGTTTCCATAAAAATCTGAGAATATCCTGTTTTCTGAACCAAACTTTCCAGATGCAAAATCTGTTTTTTCTTTTCTCCTTTATCGATCGGAAGATACCCGTTGAATGTGAATTCCTGGCCATTAAAACCACTCGAAATCAAAGCTAAAATAATCGAAGAAGGCCCTGAAACCGGGATAACCCGAATGTTTTTTTCGTGACACCATTTTACAATGAGGTTTCCGGGATCTGCTATGCAAGGAAGACCTGCTTCGGAAAGCAACCCAAAATCCTGACCTTTCAGCAATAATTCCTGAGCTTCTTTGATGTCTGCATTTTCGGTGTATTTATCTAAAATAAAAAGCTTCAGATCCGACTGTTTTTTCTCCGGAGCGAAAAATTTTACAACTTTTCTTGCTGTTTTTTCATTTTCTACGAAAAAATAATCCGTTTGCATGATGTAATCCTTGATCACGGGTGAAAAATGTGTGATCGGGGTATTTTCTGAAAGATACGCTGGAAGTAAAAAAAGCATTTTCAGTGAGTTATGAGTTATAAATTATGAGTTATGAGTCAATAATTGTGTTGCAATCTTGCTGCAGCCTTTGTCTAAAATCTGGAAAACATTTTCAAAATCATCCATTCCGCCCCAGTACGGATCGGGAACTTCTGCATTTTCATGATCTCCCAAAATCTCCATGAATAAAGAAATTTTCTGTCTCTGTTCTTCATTTTCCGCTTTTGAAATCACATCCTCAAAAACATCAATATCCATGCAGTAAATCTTATCGAATTTTTCTAAATCTGCTTTTGTAATGGGTCTTGATCTTTGTTTTGAAATATCAATATCATGATTGGCTGCTGTTTTTATCGCTCTTTTATCGGGGTGTTCGCCTTCATGCATAGAAATTGTTCCCGCAGAATCAACAAAAAAGTTTTCAGGAACTTTGGTCTTCAAAATTCCTTCTGCTAAAGGACTTCTACATATATTTCCCAGACAAACCATTAATATTTTCATGTTTCTTGATTTAAAAATTAAAAGCTTTAATGATTAAAATTATTGTCAGCAAAACTAAACAAAAAATGAAGAATAAAAATTATTCTCCATTTCTCTATTTAAGTTAAATTATTTCTTATTGTTTGATTCTCTCCGTTAATTCTTTAACGTATTTTTTCACCTCCTTATCGATCTTAGAAACATCTTTAATTGTTTCGCAGGCATACATTACCGTTGAGTGATCTTTACCTCCCATTTCTTCACCGATTTTAGTGAATGTCGAGTTCGTAAATTCTTTAGCAAAATACATCGCTAACTGTCTCGGAAGAGCAATTTCTCTTTTTCTTGTTTTAGATAAAAGCTGTTCTCTTTTAATTCCGAAATAATCGCATACAACTTCCTGAATATAAGGAATATTGATGATTTTCTTTTGATTGGCAGCGATCTTGTTGATTGTTTCTTTTAACAATTCCAGACTTAAATCTGATTTATAAATTGTAGAATACGCAATCACAGAATTAATCACTCCGATAAGCTCTCTTACATTTGTTTTTGCTTCAGAAGCCAGGAAATCCAGCATATCTTCCGTTAAAACAATTCCGTCACGGCTTAATTTATCAACAATAATCTGCTTACGCGTTTCATAATCAGGAGATTTGATCTCTGCAGAAAGTCCCCATTTGAAACGGGAAACAATTCTGTCCTGAATATCCATGATATCCGCCGGAGCTTTATCAGACGTTAGGATGATCTGTTTTCCGTTCTGATGTAAATAATCAAAAATGTGGAAGAAACTATCCTGAGTCGCCGATTTCCCTGATAGGAACTGAATATCATCGATAATCAACACATCCACCATCTGATAGAAGTTGGCAAATTCTGTCTGTTTATGCGCTTTTGCCGCTGAAATAAACTGCTGAATAAATTTTTCAGAAGACAGATACAAAACTACTTTATCCGGAAACTGGCTTTTTACTTCCAGTCCAACAGCCTGTCCCAAGTGAGTTTTTCCTACTCCGTAACCACCATATAAAAACAATGGGTTAAAAGCCGTTGCACCCGGTCTTTTTGCGATAGATCTCGCTACTGTTGCCGCAAATTTGTTGCTTTCTCCTTCTACATAATTGTCAA from Chryseobacterium wanjuense includes these protein-coding regions:
- a CDS encoding class I SAM-dependent methyltransferase — its product is MKDLMGKAIWDYYHNENPEDLQTETSISELDELPVDYLFRDFEEMNGIEQKALQLAQGKTLDIGAGAGSHALYLQNERNLEVTALDISPKAIEICKLRGIKKAVAENMLHFSGENFDTILLLMNGTGIFQSLTVIDIYLKKLYSLLNKNGQVFIDSTDILYMFDRDEDGGVYIPAEGYYGELDYIVHYKGESEDPIKWLYLDFNTLKNAAENNGFKIEKVLQDEDSYLAKLTKK
- a CDS encoding MFS transporter, with the translated sequence MYNKGLFNDWVPKPVQLLMIVLLVIVVLPLGGVYTGNISFMVGGTGELSEYFMFASYATTIGMGACMPIVLRMKMRFKVRNKMVLLLVLLGLLNCVNATTFSPVVIIGVSLVMGFLKMMVAIELFLPLMMMIGDRGVFYGVFYTAVLTLTQISSYYAVKVSIVYNWQQFFIVIAILCLVMALLCWVLMHNKYFSLKVPLYHIDWMSIILFMSTFMFSAYVLSFGKQQDWLNSTKIINSSIAAFVSFAVLIVRQFTLKRPYLSLSVFTRSNVLNGLFMLFWLGMFLGTTSIQNIFAVGVLGYDQLTNAKLSLLMIPGLGAAGMTAIFWFKRQKPLKMFIFSGFSAMIGYALIMYFSMVLEFNYEYWYLPMFLKGYGMGALFISVWFYTLDKLELNDMLAAIGLVLVWRTFLVVGIFSALMSWFQYQFQIVSLGDLAVYMDGMTISPQNVMSNMKTIQLNAILAANKKIFGYIILVGFGVLLYVLTHHFGAKRFEYLRFIRVLNGKSIIAKRRIREREIVEEIKDAAGSAM
- a CDS encoding HlyD family secretion protein, yielding MENKEQNTQNTSSAPAQSSVAEKKKQNKRNKIRAIISNIVVFLVIGFGLYWLVREYFHVGDKTYTEAAQVEEFINPINTRVSAYIKEIKFIEHQKVKKGDTLVILDDREILTQLGQAEAAYQNALAQRTATSSSVNTVSNNVSVMEANIAGAKARLWNAEQNLNRYKNLLASEAVTRQQYDQVKTEYDAQKAAYEALANQKQSANLSTTEVKSRLGINDAEIKRTKSALDMAKINLSYTVITAPYDGVMGRRTISEGQLIQPGQQVATIVLNGQKWVTANFLESQMPNIKIGEKMMMTADALGGQKFEGVVTAISAATGSRYSNVPTDNSTGNFIKVQQRIPVRIEFTASNKKENVEKLSAGMNLNVKIN
- a CDS encoding TolC family protein, whose protein sequence is MIKNVKTALSLMIMIFPALFFSQEIKQMTANDVAELAVQNHQQLKVSAQNINIAKQNTNIAKLQKLPTITASMSQFYLGDMVAIDKDFSNSTTISMPHYGSSCGVQATQLIFKGGLVNKSIELAGLREQLSKLDLEKNKQDVKFLVISNYLDVYKILNQQEVFQNNKKLAQERLKNIQKFYQQGMVTRNEVIRGELAIKNLDQGILTLVNNRKILNYNLNIALGLPSDTEIVPVESLENKESGIGMDYYLDLAHNSNPLMKSAKTNIDAADKNIEIIKTDKMPTLAGFGGYTLQRPITNRTPVLDMYAGGWQTGISLSYNIDNLYKTKERVKLGKFQKNQASDAMILIQQNIDMSVNAAYVKYQESMQQAEILNDAKRLAEENYKITEAKYLNQLAVQAEMIDAQNQKLQSELDYANAEINVLYQYYNLLKSTGTL
- a CDS encoding helix-turn-helix domain-containing protein produces the protein MSVLEKFGVEIFTQHNIFERIAVDKPFRPENPAFIFIKTGSIKLRQHFNDLELSENMFMVTDPQTVYEMISVSDDFQSRMVSYKREFISALSLRFNRLIGYRYFRQQMNRGVPFDPEEMEIVWKTVNFLKYILDTETEILYKKEVVEHLFSVFCYQMAGIISKEDANSMSQMSRQEEIVFIFLNDLAANHQTERTVEFYAERQSITTRHLSSVVKAITGKSASQMIALIVMNEAKVLLNSSNKPVSEISSMLGFSDQYSFSHFFKKHLEVSPSQYRNQFEN
- a CDS encoding Mpo1 family 2-hydroxy fatty acid dioxygenase; translated protein: MRKIDLLFAEYGESHRNATNKLIHWICVPLIFWTILGFISLIPSKSICFIYIGCISYISLAAMVLVTIFYMRLSFLIGLIMVFVMLLMESFAYGINIRFKENSWIVYLAVFIITWILQFVGHKIEGKKPSFLKDLQFLLIGPIWLLSFILKKLGIRY
- a CDS encoding DUF2891 domain-containing protein: MKKSLFAIIFFPFLMFAQEVPKLTDEMAIKLSEKPLHCINQEYPNKTAHIINNANEVPLSPKDLHPSFYGCFDWHSSVHGHWMLVRLLKTKPNLSNAKEIEKILDDSFKKENLQTEADYFTKYQLTGTFERTYGWAWLLKLDEELITWNNPKAKIWHENLKPLTDKILNSWKTFLPKQTYPNRTGVHPNTAFAMAFAIDWARANKDKDFENQLIEKAKYFYLKDEKTPAYLEPDGSDFFSPSLEIADLMRRVLPQKEFVQWLNKFYEKRSLENIEKIPVVSDLSDYQTVHLVGLSFSKAWCMKGIAKSLPDNHPLKKDFQKTATVFLNNGLPLLFQGNYGGDHWLASFAVYALED
- a CDS encoding DUF4349 domain-containing protein, whose protein sequence is MKKLLLPLYCLLLINCSKSDKLANHEVKADLMEMVAPPSSSEDKLIPASSAVASPPPPNSISEKTVNENKPNSSQQKTDTISKKIIKNGNMQIQVGDISKAQKQVNEIIKKNKAYIQKEEFRNTDTDESLDITIRVPHQNFDALINSFSDGIGSVLSKNISSDDVTEEYTDVSIKLANKKIYLEKYRDMLKNAATTKDMLEIQENIRELEDEIDVSEGRLRFIDDRVKYSTLNLGLYKEKVRSSATSKIGFGSRFGDSVTEGWNSFVAFFLGVISLWPFFLLIPLVIFLWKKWRGRKKK
- a CDS encoding SAM-dependent methyltransferase produces the protein MLFLLPAYLSENTPITHFSPVIKDYIMQTDYFFVENEKTARKVVKFFAPEKKQSDLKLFILDKYTENADIKEAQELLLKGQDFGLLSEAGLPCIADPGNLIVKWCHEKNIRVIPVSGPSSIILALISSGFNGQEFTFNGYLPIDKGEKKKQILHLESLVQKTGYSQIFMETPYRNNQLFEDLTKFLSPNTKLCIAANIDDAEHEFIKTKTIKDWQKQKPELHKIPAVFVLGK
- a CDS encoding low molecular weight protein-tyrosine-phosphatase, which translates into the protein MKILMVCLGNICRSPLAEGILKTKVPENFFVDSAGTISMHEGEHPDKRAIKTAANHDIDISKQRSRPITKADLEKFDKIYCMDIDVFEDVISKAENEEQRQKISLFMEILGDHENAEVPDPYWGGMDDFENVFQILDKGCSKIATQLLTHNS